The genomic window GAGGTTTCAAGCTGATTTTCTATATCTTGAACAGTAATATCATCAAGAAACTGATTAGTGTACTTTCTAATCATAACTGACGGAATTAATAAATTATTGATTTTATGCTTTACCGGCAGCAAATTGTCAATCATGTCGCTTCCCGTAATCAGTCCCGAAACAGTTATGTTTTCCCCCCAAAAATTACTTTTAACAGAAATTAAATCCACGCTTAAATTTTTTATTTTATTTAATTCTGAGACTATCGGCTGCATTATATTGCAGGCAATTTGTCCCGTTGCGATTGTTAAAGAAAGTGAATTAGATAAAGCAGCGGGAAGCTTTGTTTTGTGAGTATTAAAATCATTAATCAACAATCTGGATGAGCCAACCCCATCATCAAGCTGGCTAAATCCGTTATAGAATTTGTATTCCGGAAAGTCATAACCTGCAAGTATATAAAATTCATCTGACGGCAGTGCAAGATTATAACCAAGTTTTTTGTTAAATTTTTCTACCTGTGAAATTAAATTTTTTGCTTTTGCCGAATTAAAAGAAGTTAATTCTCCGACAGGTCGAAATCTGGTTATCCCGACAGGAACTATTGCTACAGACATTATATTTGATTTTAAAAAAGCAAGGTCAGAAAGGGTTTTATCCAATTCTTCTGCGTCATTGATACCCGGACAAAGTACAATTTGGGCATGTACAGGTATATTAAGACTGTTTAGCCATTTTAATTCTTTTACAATATTGCCCGCTTTAGGGTTTTTGAGCATTTTTGTTCTTAATTCAGGGTTTGTAGTGTGGACAGATACATACAAAGGTCCTATTTTTAATTGTTCAATGCGATCTTTAATTTTTTTATTCAGATTTGTTAGTGTAATATATGTTCCTTGAAGGTAAGAAAGCCTGTAGTCATCGTCTTTGACATATAAACTTTCTCTGAGGCCGCAGGGCTGCTGATCAACAAAGCAAAACATACATTTGTTTGTACAGGGAATTACTTTGTCAAAAACTGCCGACTCGAAAGTTATTCCCAAATCTTCATCCAAATCTTTTTCTATTTCTATTATTTCTTCTTCGCCTGATTGCCTTTTTATATGCAAATCTATTGCCTCGGAAGCTATTTGGAATTTGTAATCCAGTAAATCCTTTGGTGCAAAACCGTCTATTGAGATTATTTCGTCTTTCTGGCGAATATCAAGTTCTTCTGCTATGCTGTTTACTTCTATACTGTTTACTATTGCCGGCATGTTAAGATTTTCTCTGTTATATTTACTGCTCTTTAATTATACTCTAAAAAATTCATGTTAATAAAACTTAATGTTTTTAACTATTTGTGAAATTTTTGATGAGCAATTGTTTTTATATATATATCAGGAAGAATAAAATTGTATAATAATGCGGAAGGAATTTTGGGATGGTTGAAGCTGTAAAGAATTTACCACAAATTCAAAGCACGTCTGCGCATAATGTACCTACGGGTACAGGTCAAGTTATGAACGCGGATAGTAGACTAGAAAATCCTTTATTTGGCTACGGATCTGATTTGGCTTCAGATCAAATCAGTTCGCCCTATCTGAATATGGATAACATGGCTATGAGTGTTTACGGACCAATGGCACTTAATAAACGTGTTTTTGACGCTTATAAGCAGCAGATGCGGCAAACAGTTTATGATTTTGAGAATCAAAGTATAACGGCAGAAGATCAAAACAATCTTGAACCTCTTTCGGAAACTCTGGATGAATATCGTATTCTCGGAATGAGATTGCATCATAATTCAGAAGTGACAGAAAATCTGGAAGAAGCTAAAAAGTCAGGAATTGGCGTTGCTCTGTACTTGACTAATTGTGAGAAAGACGGACTTAAGAATCCCAATAAGCCTATTTCTTTTGTAAATTTAAAAAATCCGATCAGGCTTGTTGATACGCTCACTCACTTGTCTTTAACAGCGCCCGAGGCTAATGAAAATATAAATTTATTATCTGACATTGCGATTAAAGAAAGAAGTCCTGAAATGGCTGCCTGTCTTCTTGAATCAACAGCAAAAGGTGGCTTGCTCAGAATAGGAGTCGATTTTAAAACTGCCGACAAACTTTTGATTAAATCAAAAGATAAATTTGAAAACAAAGAAGATTATTATAAGTTTGTTACCAGTGTTGACAGAGCTTATAAACAATTATTCCCAGGTAAATCCATGAACGAATACATAAACGCAAATTATAAACCGACATGGCAAAAAGCAACACCGATTGGCGGTATTGCTACAGGAATTGCATTGGCGTTTGCTTCCGGCGGAGGTCTGCCAGGTGCAGCCATAGGTGCTATAATAGGCGGAATTGCCGGATTAGCAGTTTATTCAAGCACATGGTTTGGCAAAAACTCCGATGGCGATAAACTTGTTTTAGCCATAAACAAAGCAAGGCAAACCAGTCACGATGTTGATGTGCAGAAATATTCTTTTGGCGGTTTAAGCAATTCCGTTGGAAGTACAATTCCGTCATTAAATTAAAACAAAATTAATCGTTATCAGAAGTAGGTTTACCGGCAAGTTTGGTCACTCCACGCTTGCCGGTATTCATAAATTCAATTAAATTATCAATATATTTATTGGCAGGTAATTCTTCTCTGATTTTTTCGATTGCATGATTGGTATTTAAGTCTGAAAACCATAAATAATTAAATGCTTTTTTAATTGCGGAGCGTTCTTCTATAGTCACACCCCTGCGCTTTAATCCTATTGAGTTTATTCCGATAACTCTTCCTACTCTTCCGTCTATTTTTGAATATGGAGGCAAATCTTGACGTGTTCCGGTAAATCCTCCCACTATTGCCATTTCTCCCACTCTGACAAACTGGTGAAAGACTGTAGAACCGCCAATAAATGCATAATCACCTATTGTTACATGCCCGCCAAGCAAAGCAATATTGGCAATAACAACATTATTTCCGACTTTGCAATTATGTGCAACGTGAGCTCCTGTCATAAGCATGCATTCATTGCCAACCTGTGTGATGTTTCCTTCTCCGGAAGCCCTGTTAACAGTAACATGCTCTCTTATTAAGCATCCGTCACCTATTATGACTTTTGTAGATTCGCCTTTATAAGACAAGTCCTGAGGTGG from bacterium includes these protein-coding regions:
- a CDS encoding DUF512 domain-containing protein: MPAIVNSIEVNSIAEELDIRQKDEIISIDGFAPKDLLDYKFQIASEAIDLHIKRQSGEEEIIEIEKDLDEDLGITFESAVFDKVIPCTNKCMFCFVDQQPCGLRESLYVKDDDYRLSYLQGTYITLTNLNKKIKDRIEQLKIGPLYVSVHTTNPELRTKMLKNPKAGNIVKELKWLNSLNIPVHAQIVLCPGINDAEELDKTLSDLAFLKSNIMSVAIVPVGITRFRPVGELTSFNSAKAKNLISQVEKFNKKLGYNLALPSDEFYILAGYDFPEYKFYNGFSQLDDGVGSSRLLINDFNTHKTKLPAALSNSLSLTIATGQIACNIMQPIVSELNKIKNLSVDLISVKSNFWGENITVSGLITGSDMIDNLLPVKHKINNLLIPSVMIRKYTNQFLDDITVQDIENQLETSVQVIENCYSTKEIIDLISLNT
- the lpxA gene encoding acyl-ACP--UDP-N-acetylglucosamine O-acyltransferase, with protein sequence MTKDIHTTVVIDSSAIIEDNVKIHPYAVIGPNTKISSGTEIFPHAYLEHCEIGKNCKISSSSVIGTPPQDLSYKGESTKVIIGDGCLIREHVTVNRASGEGNITQVGNECMLMTGAHVAHNCKVGNNVVIANIALLGGHVTIGDYAFIGGSTVFHQFVRVGEMAIVGGFTGTRQDLPPYSKIDGRVGRVIGINSIGLKRRGVTIEERSAIKKAFNYLWFSDLNTNHAIEKIREELPANKYIDNLIEFMNTGKRGVTKLAGKPTSDND